The genomic window AAATGCAGGGAAACACTTAAGGAAACATTCGAGGAATTGCTTGTCTGAAAAGAACGCGTGTCTTTCTGACAGGGTTGGTTGTTGCATTGGCCATCAGCGCTTTCGGATGGAAGGCGGAAGATGCTCCGGCAAACAGCTTGGATTCGCACCAGACCACGTGCGGATAGGCGCAATCACTCCTGCAGCCACGCCCTGCTGTTTGGAGGGAAGTCCTTGCGAACTGACAAAAACCCTTGTACAAGCCGTGCATTTCATCGGCTCCCAATGAAACGCACGGCTGTCTTTCCGGACGGTCGATTAAACTACCGTGACATTTACTGCAGCGGGACCCTTTCGTCCCTGCTCGATGTCAAACGTGACCCGGTCCCCTTCATTGAGAGACTTGAAGCCGGATCCGATGATACCGGAATGATGAACGAATACGTCCGGACCGTCTTCCTGTTCGATGAATCCATACCCTTTTTGATCGCTGAACCATTTTACAGTCCCATTCGCCATAGTAGTGTCCTCCTTTAAATATAATTACCATGGTTCCAGACTTCAGGTCACCACTCTGACAAATGGCTCTCCCTTAAGAACGAAACCAGCTTACTAACGCATCAGTTCCTTTGCTATTAGCCGATTATAAACCAATGTCTTGTCAAAACAGGACATGCACACACAAGAGGCTCGAGAGTGCCTCCTTCCGCATACTCCTACCGGTTCAACACCAGGAAAGACGCTGGAAGGAATGCAACCACTCGTAATCTTTTGGTATGTCATGCACCACTCGGGTCGACCTTCTGGAACGAATCTGGGATTCGGGGCCGGGGCGCAGGTCGAGCCGGGCAAACAAATCCTTCTCCAACTACGCGGTACGTGTCAGCGGCCGCTTAGACCTATCCGAAAGCCGGCCCCTATTTGGCGCCGCTCCCGGGACGCGCGCAACGGACAACCGCCGTCCATGCGCCATCCTTGAATGAATCCAATATCTCCTGCATTGGGCTTTCTGGGCGACTATGCCAGGAGGGCCTTTTTCCGGGGTGTTTAGCCGGCATAAGCTCCGGCCGTTTTGTACGAGGGTTTCCATCTCCGGGGGGTCCGTAGGACCGACGCTGTAAACCACCTGGGCGCGTACATAACCCTGGTCCAAATAACGATGATTTGGGGCGAGGCGGACGCACTCTCTCTCTGGGAGTTGTCCCTGTGCTTACTAACATTCTGTCATACATACGCGATTATTTTTTAGCACGGAAATTATACAAGATAAAGCAGAAAAAGAGCAACATCCCGCTCTTTTTACAAAACGATTTCACCCACTACCATGCCGAGGCGTGATGGAAGAATACGTGCAATCCGGCTGGGCCCCCGCTTTCTATCTTCTGACATTTTCTAAGGAATTCGTTTCCGAAATAAATTCTCGCCGGCATCCTTCGAAGATCTGATTATCTTGGCGGGGTTTCCATAGGCTAGCACGTTGGGCGGGAGGTCGTTCACCACATTCGAAGCGGAACCCACCACAGTATGATGTCCTATCAAAGTGTTGTTGATAACTACGCTTCCGGACAAAATGTAGGCATGTGCTCCTATCGACACCCTTCCGGAGCAGCTTACGGCCGGTCCGACAAAAACGTAATCGCCGAGAGCGTTTTCGTGGCTGATCAGCGAGCTCGGGCATAGGATACAATGGTTGCCTATCGTTACATCCACTCCGATACGTACACCGAACATAATGACGGCGCCCTGCCCTATTTCCGCATGTCTGGATATGCTTGCGGCGGGGTGTATGGCATCCACAAAATTGAATTTCGGGGATATGGATTCAATGTTTGACACAATCCGGGATCGGATGCGGCCGTCCGCTATGGCCACTATGCCGCCGAACACGCGCCGGATGGTTTCCTCTTTTTCTTTCTGATCTACTATTACCGGATACCCCAGCAGCGTGTCGGCACTGTTCTCGTCGTCGTCGAGCACACCCGCAATACGGTACAAATCCTGATCTTCGATAA from Deltaproteobacteria bacterium includes these protein-coding regions:
- a CDS encoding cold-shock protein; protein product: MANGTVKWFSDQKGYGFIEQEDGPDVFVHHSGIIGSGFKSLNEGDRVTFDIEQGRKGPAAVNVTVV
- a CDS encoding NeuD/PglB/VioB family sugar acetyltransferase, with amino-acid sequence MEDIIVYGAGGHGRTVIDVIEDQDLYRIAGVLDDDENSADTLLGYPVIVDQKEKEETIRRVFGGIVAIADGRIRSRIVSNIESISPKFNFVDAIHPAASISRHAEIGQGAVIMFGVRIGVDVTIGNHCILCPSSLISHENALGDYVFVGPAVSCSGRVSIGAHAYILSGSVVINNTLIGHHTVVGSASNVVNDLPPNVLAYGNPAKIIRSSKDAGENLFRKRIP